TTGTAAGTTATATTCTTTATCAGTTGTAAAATTGGATTCTTATTGCTAGATGAAGACAATATTTTGtctaattttaattctaatatatGTATGAAAAAATTAGATAGGATTTTGGAGGTTGTTAAATTGTGACTAATCTCTCAATTATTACAGAGCCCTGAAAGGGATTTCACTATAAAAATATCTGGACTAGAGATATACAACGAGAATGTAAGGGACTTGTTAAATTCAGAATCTGGTCGCAGTTTGAAGCTTCTTGATGATCCCGAGGTAATATTCAATTTTCcccatttttaaattaataagcaCAAAATTCAGTTGCTTCCTTGTCCTggatttgtaatttcatattttaatatccATCTTTGACAATCTTTtgaagtttctttctttttttcattttttaatgagCTAATTCAGCAATATACCTTTCCTTCATGTTATTGTAGAAAGGTACTGTTGTTGAGAAATTAGTGGAAGAAACAGCAAAAGATGACAGGCATTTGAGACATTTAATCTCTATTTGTGAAGGTAGGAATCTCTCTTGTCATGCATGAAGTATATACCTGTTTCCTTACTGAAACAATTTAACATACTCAACTTGATTTATATGGCAGCTCAAAGGCAGGTTGGTGAAACTGCTCTAAATGATAACAGTTCGCGGTCTCACCAAATAATAAGACTGGTAAGTGATAGTACAATTATTTGTTGGAACTCGAAAGATTATCTTATTTTCCTTTCCCTCATAACttatggaaacaattttttattttattcctttttggTGTATATTGCAGACAATTCAAAGTACTCTTCGTGAAAATTCTGATTGTGTGAAATCTTTTGTTGCAACCTTGGTAATTGTTGTTTCCCACTTATCTACTTTTGAATGGACAGATTAGTTCTTGTTGAATAACTCATGTCTGTGATTGCAGAACTTTGTTGATCTAGCTGGAAGTGAGAGGGCTGCACAGACACATGCGGATGGCACTAGGCTGAAAGAAGGTTGCCATATTAACCTTAGCTTGATGACTCTTACAACTGTTATCAGGAAGCTCAGGTCAGGATCACTGTTGTTTACAGAAAGTTTATTGGGTTGTTATAATGGCAAATATCATCTAGTAGCAGCATTACAAATGAGTACTGAGTTCACCTTCTTCTAACTGCTTGTTTTCATATCATCATATGCAGTGTTGGAAAAAGAAGTGGTCATATACCTTACAGAGATTCAAAGCTCACACGTATATTGCAACATTCCCTTGGTGGGAATGCACGCACTGCAATTGTTTGTACTTTGAGTCCAGCACTAAGCCATGTAGAGCAATCACGAAACACTCTCCTGTTTGCTACAAGGGCAAAGGAAGTAACAAATAACGCTCATGTTAACATGGTAACTATTGGTTCGCAGTGGCCAAatgatttgtttgtgttttccaaATTAGCAGAAGAAAATTTGACAGCTTTCTTGTCAATAGGTTGTATCAGACAAGCAGCTTGTTAAACATTTACAAAAAGAAGTTGCAAGGCTGGAGGCAGTGTTGCGCACTCCTGATCCATCTAAAGAAAAGGATTGGAAAATTCAACAggtaaattgaaaagaaaaaaaaaaaaactgatcatTAGGAACAAGTATGACCATAGTACTGAATATTGTTTCCGGATTTTGTCCAGATGGAAATGGAAATTGAAGAGCTGAGACGCCAGAGAGATCTTGCACAAACTCAGGTGGATGAATTACGCAGAAAGCTTCAGGATGACCAGAaggtttctttttctctctctctccctttctctctGTCATGATTCATTTCAACTGACTTTTAAGAACTTTTTGCACTTCAGGTCTCAAACCCAGTTGAATCACCGCATCAGCCAGTCAAGAAGTGCCTGTCATTCACTGGTGCACTATCATCACTAAAACCAGAGCTAGGATGTGAGAGAGTAAGAAGCTCAATATTAAGACAGTCGATGAGGCAATCCTCTACTGCTCCTTTTACCCTTATGCATGAAATTCGCAAACTTGAGCACCTCCAAGAGCAGCTGGGCGAAGAAGCCAATAGAGCTTTGGAAGTATTACAAAAGGAAGTGGCATGTCATAGACTAGGTAACCAAGATGCAGCTGAGACAATTGCAAAGCTGCAAGCAGAAATAAGGGAAATGCGTGCTGTTAGGTCAATAACACCCAAGAATGTTGGAGTTGGAAGCATGGTTTCTATCAACAAGAGTGTCAGTGCTAATCTCAAGGAAGAGATTACCCGACTTCATTCACAAGGAAGCACCATTGCAAATCTTGAACAGCAGCTTGAAAATGTTCAAAGGTCCATAGACAAGTTGGTGATGTCTCTCCCGAACAACTTCCAACACTCACCCAATGAAGCATCCCCTAAGAATAAAAAGGAACACAAAAGGAAAAAGTTGCTTCCTTTGTCTTCAAGCAATGCTGCCAATCGCCAAAACTTCCTAAGATCTCCCTGCTCACCATTATCTGCTACGCAGCAAGTTTTGGAATCTGATGTTGAAAATAGAGCCCCTGAGAATGATGATATTGTTTCAACTGATACTCTTCCTGAGTCCGAGAAGGAGACTCCATCAAAGAGTGAAGAAGCTGGAGATGTTTCATCAAAGGAAAATACCCCAGTTTATCGACGCTCTAGTTCAgttaacatgaagaaaatgcagaaaatgttTCAGAATGCAGCAGAGGAGAATGTAAGAAGTATAAGAGCATATGTGACAGAATTGAAAGAACGTGTAGCCAAACTGCAGTACCAAAAGCAGTTACTTGTTTGCCAggtatatacatatacatatatataaaaagtccTTCCTACTTTCAATGCCATTGCACATTCttcattttaatgtattttccATTAGCTTTTGACTCATGTCCTTCTATTTGGATATCTAGGTGCTTGAACTTGAAGCAAACGAAGCAAATGGCCACAACATAGACAATGAAGAGTACTCATGTGAACCGGAGGAGCCCCAGATTTCGTGGCAAATAGCATTTAAAGAGCAGCGGCAGCAGATTC
This region of Glycine max cultivar Williams 82 chromosome 7, Glycine_max_v4.0, whole genome shotgun sequence genomic DNA includes:
- the LOC100806354 gene encoding kinesin-like protein NACK1, whose translation is MTVKTPGTPASNIDRTPVSTPGGARAKEEKIVVTVRLRPLNRREQLAKDQVAWDCINDYTIVYKPPAHERASQPASFTFDKVFGPASVTEAVYEEGVKKIALSALTGINATVFAYGQTSSGKTYTMRGITEKAVNDIYEHIMNSPERDFTIKISGLEIYNENVRDLLNSESGRSLKLLDDPEKGTVVEKLVEETAKDDRHLRHLISICEAQRQVGETALNDNSSRSHQIIRLTIQSTLRENSDCVKSFVATLNFVDLAGSERAAQTHADGTRLKEGCHINLSLMTLTTVIRKLSVGKRSGHIPYRDSKLTRILQHSLGGNARTAIVCTLSPALSHVEQSRNTLLFATRAKEVTNNAHVNMVVSDKQLVKHLQKEVARLEAVLRTPDPSKEKDWKIQQMEMEIEELRRQRDLAQTQVDELRRKLQDDQKVSNPVESPHQPVKKCLSFTGALSSLKPELGCERVRSSILRQSMRQSSTAPFTLMHEIRKLEHLQEQLGEEANRALEVLQKEVACHRLGNQDAAETIAKLQAEIREMRAVRSITPKNVGVGSMVSINKSVSANLKEEITRLHSQGSTIANLEQQLENVQRSIDKLVMSLPNNFQHSPNEASPKNKKEHKRKKLLPLSSSNAANRQNFLRSPCSPLSATQQVLESDVENRAPENDDIVSTDTLPESEKETPSKSEEAGDVSSKENTPVYRRSSSVNMKKMQKMFQNAAEENVRSIRAYVTELKERVAKLQYQKQLLVCQVLELEANEANGHNIDNEEYSCEPEEPQISWQIAFKEQRQQILELWDLCYVSIIHRTQFYLLFKGDPADQIYMEVELRRLTWLQQHLAELGNASPAPHVGEEPTISLSSSIRALKREREFLAKRLTSRLSLEEREALYMKWDVPLDGKQRKMQFISKLWTDPHDQIHVQESAEIVAKLVSFRTGGNMSKEMFELNFVLPSDNRPWLMGWNHLTNLLNL